The genomic interval TTCCGACAGGAGGAGAAGCGGTTCCCGCAGCGGGCGGAGGCGCAGCGCTTCCTGCGCGGGCTGTAGCCCCGCGTTCATGCGTCACACACATGTGTGACGGCCGCGGTTGACCGGCTTCGCGCGCGGCGGGTATCCTATGAAAGTGAAATTGAAATTCATTTTCATAATCGTGGAGTCCCGGTGCTCGAGGCCCTGACCGTCACCCTGCGCGAAGGCGTGGAAGCCGCCCTCATCGTGGGCATCACCCTGGTCTATCTGGCCAAGATCGGCCGCCCCGACCTGCGCAAGCCCGTCTACGCCGCCCTGGTGGCCGCCCTGCTGGCCAGCGTCGGCGTCGCCGTCGCCCTCTCCCGCACCGCCTACAACCAGGACCTCTTCGAAGGCTGGGTGATGCTGGCGGCCGCCTTCTTCGTGGCCACCATGATCGTCTTCATGATGCGCACCGCGCGCCGCCTCAAGGGCGACATCGAGACCAAGGTCGAGACCCTAGCCGGGCGCAGCTCTCGCCTGGGCCTGTTCGCCTTCATCTTCCTCATGGTGCTGCGCGAGGGCGTGGAGACGGTGCTGATCCTCTCCGCCGTGTCGCTGAACTCCACCCAGCTCATGAATTTCCTGGGCACACTGCTGGGGGTGGGGCTGGCCGTGGTCTTCGGCGTGACCTTCGTGAAGGGCAGCGTGCGCATCAACCTGCAGAAATTCTTCCGCGTGACCACGGTGATCCTCCTCTTCGTGGTGGCGCAACTGGTGGTCTCGGGCGTGCACGAGCTGGGCGAAAACGGCATCCTGCCCTCCAGCCGCCGGGAGATGGCGGTGATCGGGCCCATCGTGCGCAACGACCTCTTCTTCTTCGTGACCATCCTGGCGCTGGCCGGGCTGATGATCCTCTTCGAAGGGCGCCGGCGGGC from Terriglobales bacterium carries:
- a CDS encoding Fe-S-containing protein, whose translation is MLEALTVTLREGVEAALIVGITLVYLAKIGRPDLRKPVYAALVAALLASVGVAVALSRTAYNQDLFEGWVMLAAAFFVATMIVFMMRTARRLKGDIETKVETLAGRSSRLGLFAFIFLMVLREGVETVLILSAVSLNSTQLMNFLGTLLGVGLAVVFGVTFVKGSVRINLQKFFRVTTVILLFVVAQLVVSGVHELGENGILPSSRREMAVIGPIVRNDLFFFVTILALAGLMILFEGRRRAPLPESGSPAARRKAAWSARRERLWMAAVYVSSFLFIVMVTAQFVYTRSVSALSPATQVEFHDGRIVIPLSQLADGDLHRYVAEIQGVPVRFLLYRKPDGKVATVYDACEICGAVGFYKSSTGMICKNCAAPINPMSVGQPGGCNPIPLKATITAAAVEITQSDLAAEAKYFAK